A stretch of Oncorhynchus mykiss isolate Arlee chromosome 14, USDA_OmykA_1.1, whole genome shotgun sequence DNA encodes these proteins:
- the LOC118938733 gene encoding uncharacterized protein LOC118938733, which produces MVNLLHVIQVYPVPHMVNLLDVIQVYPVPHMVHLLDVIQVYPVPHMVHLLDVIPCSPHGQSAGCYSVIPCSPHGQSAGCYSGIPCSPHGPSAGCYSVIPCSPHGQSAGCYSVIPCSPHGQSAGCYTLFTTWSICWMLYPVHHMVHLLDVIQVYPVHHMVNLLDVIQLYPVHHMVHLLDVIQLYPVHHMVHLLDVIQLYPVHHMVHLLDVIQVYPVHHMVHLLDVIQVYPVHHMVHLLDIIQVYPVHHMVHLLDVIQVYPVHHMIHLLDVIQVYPVHHMVHLLDVIQVYPVHHMVHLLDVIQLYPVHHMVHLLDVIQLYPVHHMVHLLDVIQLYPVHHMVHLLDVIQVYPVHHMVNLLDVIQVYPVHHMVHLLDVIQLYPVHHMVNLLDVQQSPGCGLVLL; this is translated from the exons ATGGTCAATCTACTGCATGTTATTCAGGTATACCCTGTTCCCCACATGGTCAATCTACTGGATGTTATTCAGGTATACCCTGTTCCCCACATGGTCCATCTGCTGGATGTTATTCAGGTATACCCTGTTCCCCACATGGTCCATCTGCTGGATGTTATACCCTGTTCACCACATGGTCAATCTGCTGGATGTTATTCAGTTATACCCTGTTCACCACATGGTCAATCTGCTGGATGTTATTCAGGTATACCCTGTTCACCACATGGTCCATCTGCTGGATGTTATTCAGTTATACCCTGTTCACCACATGGTCAATCTGCTGGATGTTATTCAGTTATACCCTGTTCACCACATGGTCAATCTGCTGGATGTTATACCCTGTTCACCACATGGTCAATCTGCTGGATGTTATACCCTGTTCACCACATGGTCCATCTGCTGGATGTTATTCAGGTATACCCTGTTCACCACATGGTCAATCTGCTGGATGTTATTCAGTTATACCCTGTTCACCACATGGTCCATCTGCTGGATGTTATTCAGTTATACCCTGTTCACCACATGGTCCATCTGCTGGATGTTATTCAGTTATACCCTGTTCACCACATGGTCCATCTGCTGGATGTTATTCAGGTATACCCTGTTCACCACATGGTCCATCTGCTGGATGTTATTCAGGTATACCCTGTTCACCACATGGTCCATCTGCTGGATATTATTCAGGTATACCCTGTTCACCACATGGTCCATCTGCTGGATGTTATTCAGGTATACCCTGTTCACCACATGATCCATCTGCTGGATGTTATTCAGGTATACCCTGTTCACCACATGGTCCATCTGCTGGATGTTATTCAGGTATACCCTGTTCACCACATGGTCCATCTGCTGGATGTTATTCAGTTATACCCTGTTCACCACATGGTCCATCTGCTGGATGTTATTCAGTTATACCCTGTTCACCACATGGTCCATCTGCTGGATGTTATTCAG TTATACCCTGTTCACCACATGGTCCATCTGCTGGATGTTATTCAGGTATACCCTGTTCACCACATGGTCAATCTGCTGGATGTTATTCAGGTATACCCTGTTCACCACATGGTCCATCTGCTGGATGTTATTCAGTTATACCCTGTTCACCACATGGTCAATCTGCTGGATGTACAACAGTCACCCGGCTGCGGCCTTGTCCTGCTCTGA